A window of the Glaciimonas sp. CA11.2 genome harbors these coding sequences:
- the infC gene encoding translation initiation factor IF-3 — protein MATDKSHRINGEVTAPELRLSGVENEPLGIVSLAEAFRLAEEANVDLVEIAPTAQPPVARLMDYGKFKYQEQKKAHEAKLKQKVILVKEVKFRPGTDDGDYGIKLRNLTKFLEDGDKTKITLRFRGREMAHQDIGVRMLERLKSDLEPFGQVEQWPKMEGRQMIMIIGPKKKK, from the coding sequence ATAGCTACGGACAAGTCACATCGCATAAATGGTGAAGTAACAGCACCTGAATTGCGTCTAAGCGGCGTCGAAAACGAACCGCTCGGTATCGTTTCGTTGGCGGAAGCCTTTCGTCTGGCTGAAGAAGCTAACGTAGATCTGGTGGAAATTGCGCCGACTGCTCAGCCTCCCGTTGCGCGTCTGATGGACTATGGTAAGTTTAAATACCAGGAACAGAAGAAAGCCCACGAAGCCAAATTGAAACAGAAGGTTATTCTGGTCAAGGAAGTTAAATTCCGTCCGGGTACCGATGATGGCGATTACGGCATCAAACTGCGCAATTTGACCAAGTTTCTTGAAGACGGCGATAAAACCAAAATCACCCTGCGTTTTCGCGGTCGTGAAATGGCCCACCAGGATATCGGTGTGCGCATGTTGGAACGCCTTAAATCTGATCTTGAGCCGTTCGGACAAGTTGAGCAGTGGCCTAAGATGGAAGGGCGCCAGATGATCATGATCATTGGCCCTAAGAAAAAGAAATAA
- the pheS gene encoding phenylalanine--tRNA ligase subunit alpha, producing the protein MNSLEQLVTQAQADFIAAIDAAALENAKAKYLGKTGQITEQMKGLGKLGPDERKVQGAVINVAKQQIENALTARRDALADAQMQVRLNAEAIDVTLPGRGRGVGGIHPVMRTWERVEEIFRSIGFDVADGPEIETDWTNFTALNSPENHPARSMQDTFYIEGNDTQGKPLLLRTHTSPMQVRYARMNKPPIKVIAPGRTYRVDSDATHSPMFHQVEGLWIAEDISFADLKGVYLNFVKAFFETDDLQVRFRPSYFPFTEPSAEIDIAFGSGALKGRWLEVSGAGQVHPSVVRNMGLDPEQFIGFAFGSGLERLTMLRYGISDLRLFYEGDLRFLKQFN; encoded by the coding sequence ATGAACTCCCTAGAACAACTTGTAACGCAAGCCCAGGCTGATTTTATTGCCGCAATTGATGCGGCTGCGCTGGAAAACGCCAAAGCCAAATATCTTGGCAAAACCGGTCAAATTACCGAGCAAATGAAAGGTCTGGGCAAGCTCGGACCGGACGAACGTAAAGTGCAAGGTGCCGTGATCAATGTCGCCAAACAGCAGATCGAGAACGCGCTGACCGCGCGCCGTGATGCGCTGGCAGACGCGCAGATGCAAGTCCGTTTGAATGCCGAGGCAATTGACGTGACTTTGCCTGGTCGTGGTCGTGGCGTTGGCGGAATTCATCCCGTGATGCGGACCTGGGAACGGGTTGAAGAAATTTTCCGGTCGATTGGTTTTGATGTGGCCGACGGTCCCGAAATCGAAACAGATTGGACTAACTTTACCGCATTGAATAGCCCGGAAAATCATCCTGCGCGCTCAATGCAGGATACCTTCTACATCGAAGGCAATGACACACAAGGCAAGCCGTTGCTATTGCGTACGCATACCAGTCCGATGCAGGTACGCTATGCGCGCATGAACAAGCCACCGATCAAAGTAATCGCACCCGGTCGCACTTATCGTGTGGACAGTGATGCTACCCATTCGCCGATGTTTCATCAGGTTGAAGGTTTGTGGATCGCTGAAGATATCAGTTTTGCCGACCTAAAGGGCGTGTACCTGAATTTCGTCAAAGCGTTTTTCGAAACCGACGATTTACAAGTCCGCTTCCGACCTTCTTATTTTCCTTTCACCGAACCATCGGCCGAAATCGATATCGCATTTGGCAGTGGCGCACTAAAAGGGCGTTGGTTAGAAGTGTCCGGTGCAGGTCAGGTTCACCCGAGCGTTGTGCGCAATATGGGTCTTGACCCTGAGCAGTTTATCGGTTTTGCGTTCGGCTCAGGTCTCGAGCGCTTGACAATGTTGCGTTACGGGATCAGCGACTTGCGTCTATTTTACGAAGGCGATTTGCGCTTTTTAAAGCAATTTAATTAG
- a CDS encoding efflux transporter outer membrane subunit has protein sequence MKKCTLQSLASPPLLAVAMVLAGCAVGPDFRQPDAPSVQGYSKEPLQTKTVSAETMGGTEQQFVAGMDIPAQWWTLFQSAPLNTVIAQALKASPDLQSAQAALRAAEEQVVAQRGSFFPTVDASFTPTRQKVPTTPIQSETPVFNLHTAQLNVSYNLDVFGGNRRQVENLQAQAAQQRFQLEAAYLTLTSNVVAAAVQEASLRAQIAAAQYVIRMQTKLLDLLQRQYKLGDVALADVSIQNAALAQTQATLPPLQNALSQQRDRLTALAGRFPSDELDEKFVLSQLSLPQQLPVSLPSNLVRQRPDVRAAEEQLHAASAAVGVATANMLPQITLSANIGSSASQLGNLFTGGTGFWGLAGGLTQPLFSGGALLHKKRASEALFEQAAAQYRSTVILAFQNVADSLRALQYDAQTLKAQLAAERAAAQSLEISRKSVQLGATSPQTLLTAQLIYQQAIINLAQAQAARFADTAALFQALGGGWWNRTDDAKSVVASNVPK, from the coding sequence ATGAAAAAATGTACGTTGCAGTCTCTCGCAAGTCCTCCGTTATTGGCAGTCGCCATGGTGTTGGCCGGTTGCGCAGTTGGCCCTGACTTTAGGCAGCCCGACGCACCATCGGTGCAAGGCTATTCCAAAGAGCCTTTACAAACTAAAACCGTTTCTGCCGAGACAATGGGTGGGACCGAACAGCAATTTGTAGCCGGTATGGATATTCCGGCGCAATGGTGGACGTTATTTCAGTCAGCGCCCTTGAATACGGTGATTGCACAGGCATTGAAGGCCAGCCCGGATTTGCAGTCGGCGCAAGCTGCTTTGCGGGCGGCGGAAGAGCAAGTCGTGGCGCAGCGTGGAAGCTTTTTCCCGACTGTTGATGCGAGCTTCACGCCGACGCGTCAGAAGGTGCCGACGACGCCGATTCAGTCGGAAACGCCGGTCTTTAATCTGCATACGGCACAGCTCAATGTGTCTTACAACCTGGATGTTTTTGGCGGTAATCGGCGTCAGGTCGAAAACTTGCAAGCACAGGCGGCACAGCAACGCTTTCAGCTCGAAGCGGCTTATTTGACGCTGACTTCAAATGTGGTCGCAGCAGCTGTTCAGGAGGCGTCCTTACGGGCGCAAATCGCTGCGGCCCAGTACGTCATCCGCATGCAGACTAAATTGCTGGATTTATTGCAACGTCAGTACAAACTGGGTGATGTGGCGCTGGCTGACGTATCTATCCAAAATGCGGCACTGGCGCAGACGCAGGCTACTTTGCCTCCTTTACAAAATGCATTGTCTCAGCAACGTGATCGATTGACTGCGTTGGCGGGGCGCTTCCCAAGTGATGAATTGGATGAAAAATTCGTTTTGTCACAATTAAGTTTGCCTCAGCAATTGCCAGTGAGTCTGCCATCAAATCTGGTACGGCAACGACCAGACGTGCGTGCTGCAGAGGAGCAGTTGCATGCGGCGTCAGCGGCGGTAGGCGTGGCGACAGCAAATATGCTGCCGCAAATAACGTTGAGTGCCAATATCGGGAGTTCGGCAAGTCAGCTCGGTAATTTATTTACGGGTGGAACCGGATTTTGGGGATTAGCCGGAGGACTGACGCAACCGTTGTTTTCGGGCGGCGCGCTGCTCCATAAAAAGCGGGCCTCTGAGGCGCTGTTTGAGCAAGCTGCTGCGCAATATCGTAGTACTGTGATTCTTGCTTTTCAAAATGTTGCCGATAGTTTGCGCGCGCTTCAATATGACGCCCAAACGCTTAAAGCGCAATTGGCGGCAGAACGGGCGGCAGCGCAAAGTCTGGAAATTTCTCGAAAATCAGTGCAACTAGGCGCAACCAGTCCGCAAACGCTGTTGACCGCGCAGCTAATCTATCAGCAAGCGATTATCAATCTGGCGCAGGCGCAAGCGGCCCGTTTTGCTGACACCGCAGCGTTATTTCAGGCATTGGGAGGCGGTTGGTGGAATCGTACAGATGACGCCAAATCAGTCGTAGCGAGTAACGTACCAAAATAA
- the pheT gene encoding phenylalanine--tRNA ligase subunit beta: protein MQFSESWLRTMVNPSMTSDELSHLLTMSGLEVEEVAPVAPPFTNVVVGHVLDIAKHPNADRLNVCQVDVGTGTALTIVCGASNVRAGLKVPCAMPGAMLPPGADGKPFEIKVGELRGVESHGMLCSARELKLSEENEGLLELPGDASVGMNFRDYYELNDLKFTIKLTPNKADCLSVLGVAREVSALTGTELKHPAYQAVSANISEVLPVTISAPDLCGRFSGRVIRGLNARAATPQWMKQRLERSGQRSISALVDISNYVMLELGRPTHVFDLDKIHGILDVRWGKTGESLKLLNGNTVSVDEWIGVIADEQQIESLAGIMGGDATAVSLETQNIYLEAAFWFPQAIQGRARRFNFSTDAGHRFERGVDFATTVEHIERITALLIEICGNGDTKVGPVDDQKINLPLRLPVTVRTARAVKVIGVPLTDALIADIFTRLNLTFTQEPGIFSVTPPSYRFDIEIEEDLIEEIVRVYGFENIPALPPVAPNEMFIAPENTRSLFAISHKLAALDYQEVINFSFVEEAWEVDFAANVQPIKLINPIASQMSVMRSSLIASLVANVKYNLNRKVSRVRIFESGTVFLRNVDSQDGALAVAGFDQQKHVAGLAYGPYAEEQWGQVSRVVDFYDVKADLEALFAPAILRFAKIDHPALHPGRSAQVMLNGKAVGFIGELHPRLQQKYDLPLAAVVFEITVEALQQREVPKYVDISKFPAVVRDLAVVVNQGVPAQDLLDIFATEKSTNNACRILQAFVLFDEYHGKGLENDEKSLAFRFTLQDTENTLQDDTVDAAMTALIAAIGKIDGAKLRS, encoded by the coding sequence ATGCAATTCTCTGAAAGCTGGCTGCGTACAATGGTCAATCCGAGCATGACTTCGGACGAATTATCCCACTTGCTGACGATGTCAGGCCTCGAAGTAGAAGAGGTCGCGCCGGTTGCGCCGCCGTTCACGAATGTCGTGGTTGGCCACGTGTTAGACATCGCCAAACATCCGAACGCAGACCGACTCAATGTGTGTCAGGTCGATGTTGGAACCGGCACTGCGTTGACAATCGTGTGCGGCGCATCGAACGTTCGCGCTGGCCTTAAAGTGCCGTGCGCGATGCCGGGAGCCATGCTGCCGCCGGGTGCTGACGGCAAACCTTTTGAAATCAAAGTGGGCGAGTTGCGTGGAGTTGAATCGCACGGCATGTTGTGTTCGGCCCGTGAACTGAAATTATCCGAAGAAAACGAAGGTCTGCTGGAATTGCCCGGCGATGCTTCAGTAGGAATGAATTTTCGTGATTATTATGAGCTGAATGATCTGAAATTCACGATTAAACTGACGCCGAATAAGGCCGATTGCCTTTCCGTATTGGGCGTGGCGCGCGAAGTGTCTGCATTAACCGGCACCGAACTTAAGCATCCAGCTTACCAGGCAGTAAGCGCCAATATTTCAGAAGTATTGCCGGTCACTATTTCGGCACCAGATTTATGCGGCCGTTTTTCGGGCCGCGTTATTCGCGGTTTGAATGCCAGGGCTGCGACGCCGCAATGGATGAAGCAACGTCTGGAACGCAGCGGTCAACGCTCGATATCGGCACTGGTGGATATCTCCAATTATGTAATGCTGGAACTCGGTCGTCCGACCCACGTGTTTGATCTGGATAAAATCCATGGCATTCTTGATGTACGTTGGGGAAAAACGGGTGAGTCACTCAAGCTGTTAAACGGCAATACCGTTAGTGTTGATGAGTGGATTGGCGTTATTGCAGACGAACAGCAAATCGAATCGCTGGCCGGTATCATGGGTGGTGACGCGACCGCTGTTTCGTTGGAGACGCAGAACATTTATCTCGAAGCAGCGTTTTGGTTTCCGCAAGCGATTCAGGGACGCGCACGCCGGTTTAATTTTTCCACAGATGCCGGGCATCGTTTTGAACGGGGCGTTGATTTTGCGACCACGGTTGAACATATCGAACGGATCACAGCGTTGCTCATCGAAATTTGCGGCAACGGCGATACCAAAGTCGGTCCTGTTGACGACCAAAAAATTAACTTGCCGTTACGCTTGCCCGTCACCGTTCGCACCGCTCGCGCTGTGAAGGTGATTGGTGTGCCGCTGACCGATGCACTGATAGCGGATATTTTTACACGCCTTAATCTGACGTTTACGCAAGAGCCGGGTATTTTTTCGGTTACACCGCCGTCCTACCGTTTCGATATCGAAATTGAAGAAGACCTGATCGAAGAGATCGTGCGCGTGTACGGTTTTGAAAATATACCTGCATTGCCGCCGGTTGCGCCGAATGAAATGTTTATTGCGCCTGAAAATACGCGCTCTTTGTTCGCAATCAGCCATAAGCTAGCCGCGCTGGACTATCAGGAAGTGATTAACTTTAGCTTTGTCGAAGAAGCCTGGGAAGTTGACTTTGCGGCTAACGTGCAACCAATCAAACTGATCAATCCTATCGCTAGTCAGATGAGCGTGATGCGTTCTTCATTGATCGCCAGTTTGGTCGCAAATGTGAAATACAACTTGAACCGTAAAGTGAGTCGCGTCCGTATTTTTGAATCTGGTACCGTATTTTTGCGTAACGTAGATAGCCAGGACGGCGCGTTAGCAGTCGCAGGGTTCGATCAACAGAAACATGTCGCTGGTCTGGCGTACGGTCCCTACGCTGAAGAGCAATGGGGACAGGTTAGCCGCGTCGTCGATTTTTATGATGTAAAGGCAGATCTCGAGGCCTTATTCGCTCCGGCAATATTGCGCTTCGCTAAGATTGATCATCCGGCCTTGCATCCTGGCCGCTCGGCACAGGTCATGTTGAACGGCAAGGCCGTTGGATTCATTGGTGAGCTGCATCCGCGCTTGCAGCAGAAATATGACCTTCCGCTGGCGGCAGTTGTATTTGAGATTACGGTAGAGGCTTTACAGCAACGCGAAGTTCCCAAGTACGTCGACATTTCTAAATTCCCGGCAGTGGTACGGGACCTCGCGGTGGTCGTCAATCAAGGTGTTCCCGCGCAAGATTTGCTGGATATTTTTGCCACCGAAAAGAGTACTAACAACGCCTGTCGAATTCTGCAAGCCTTTGTTTTATTTGATGAATATCATGGCAAGGGATTAGAAAATGACGAAAAAAGTCTTGCTTTCCGGTTTACCTTGCAAGATACTGAAAACACCCTTCAAGACGATACCGTTGATGCTGCCATGACCGCTTTGATTGCGGCAATTGGAAAGATTGACGGCGCGAAATTGCGCAGTTAA
- a CDS encoding integration host factor subunit alpha has product MSDMQAVEFESVLDADLNRAMREAQARSQAEKDLPTLTKAELAELLFEQVGLNKREAKDMVETFFDEMRNALERGEAVKLSGFGNFQLRDKPQRPGRNPKTGEEIPISARRVVTFHASQKLKGMVEATSQQPFSLVL; this is encoded by the coding sequence ATGAGCGATATGCAGGCAGTTGAGTTTGAATCGGTATTGGACGCTGATCTGAATCGGGCGATGCGCGAGGCACAAGCGCGCTCGCAGGCTGAAAAAGATTTACCGACATTAACAAAAGCCGAGTTGGCGGAGCTTTTATTTGAACAAGTTGGCCTTAACAAGCGTGAAGCCAAAGATATGGTCGAAACTTTTTTTGATGAAATGCGGAATGCGTTGGAACGCGGCGAAGCGGTTAAGTTATCAGGCTTCGGTAATTTTCAATTACGTGACAAGCCACAAAGACCTGGTCGTAACCCTAAAACCGGTGAAGAGATTCCTATTTCCGCGCGTCGTGTCGTCACTTTTCATGCCAGTCAGAAGCTTAAAGGCATGGTCGAAGCGACTTCGCAACAACCTTTTTCCCTCGTTCTTTAA
- the rpmI gene encoding 50S ribosomal protein L35: protein MPKMKTKSGAKKRFRVRPGGTVKRGQAFKRHILTKKTTKTKRNLRGSVGVHETNMVSVRAMLPNS from the coding sequence ATGCCAAAAATGAAAACGAAAAGCGGTGCTAAGAAGCGCTTTCGCGTCCGTCCGGGTGGAACTGTTAAGCGCGGTCAAGCGTTCAAACGTCACATCCTGACCAAAAAAACAACCAAGACCAAACGTAATTTGCGTGGTTCAGTCGGTGTCCATGAAACAAACATGGTATCCGTCCGCGCAATGTTGCCGAACTCATAA
- the thrS gene encoding threonine--tRNA ligase, with translation MVSVTLPDGSQRQFDAPLTVAQVAASIGTGLAKAALAGKVDGVVVDTSYLIERDVALAIITDKDAEGLDVIRHSTAHLLAYAVKELFPDAQVTIGPVIENGFYYDFAYKRPFTPEDLVVIEKKMAELAKKDEPVTRRVLPRDEAVAYFKSIGEAYKAELIESIPADQEVSLYTEGSFTDLCRGPHVPSTGKLKVFKLMKLAGAYWRGDAKNEMLQRVYGTAWTKKEDQEAYLHMLEEAEKRDHRKLGRALDLFHMQEEAPGLIFWHPKGWTIWQQVEQFMRRVYQDNGYQEVKAPQILDRSLWERTGHWENYRDNMFTTESENRSYALKPMNCPGHVEIFNSTLHSYRDLPLRFGEFGQCHRNEPSGALHGMMRVRGFTQDDGHIFCTEDQVQSEVAAFDKVVREVYDRFGFTEVAVKLALRPEKRVGEDDVWDKAEDALRDALRASGTTWEELPGEGAFYGPKIEYHLKDSIGRSWQCGTMQVDFSMPGRLGAEYVTEDNNRKVPVMLHRAIVGSLERFIGILIENHAGAMPLWLAPVQVVILNISDAQSEYVQSVAQTLKKQGFRVEADLRNEKITYKIRQHSLQKPPYILVIGDKERDANTVAVRARGNVDLGVMSIDALVERLKIEVETKA, from the coding sequence ATGGTATCAGTTACACTTCCCGATGGTTCACAGCGTCAATTCGATGCGCCACTGACAGTCGCCCAAGTGGCCGCAAGTATTGGTACAGGCCTGGCAAAAGCCGCGTTAGCAGGTAAAGTCGATGGCGTCGTCGTTGATACCTCATATCTGATTGAGCGCGACGTCGCCTTGGCCATCATTACCGACAAAGATGCCGAGGGCCTTGATGTGATTCGCCATTCGACCGCCCATCTGTTGGCCTATGCAGTCAAAGAGTTATTCCCCGACGCGCAAGTGACTATTGGTCCGGTGATTGAAAATGGCTTCTATTACGACTTCGCATATAAACGCCCGTTCACTCCGGAAGACTTGGTTGTCATCGAAAAGAAAATGGCAGAACTGGCAAAAAAAGACGAGCCAGTGACACGCCGGGTATTGCCACGTGACGAAGCGGTCGCTTACTTCAAGTCAATTGGTGAGGCGTATAAGGCTGAGTTGATCGAATCAATTCCGGCTGATCAAGAGGTTTCGCTCTATACCGAAGGGTCGTTCACCGACTTGTGCCGCGGTCCGCACGTACCTTCTACCGGCAAGCTAAAAGTCTTCAAATTGATGAAGTTAGCGGGCGCTTACTGGCGTGGTGATGCTAAAAATGAAATGCTGCAACGGGTATACGGCACTGCGTGGACTAAAAAAGAAGATCAGGAAGCCTATTTGCACATGCTGGAAGAGGCAGAAAAGCGCGATCACCGCAAACTAGGCCGCGCTTTAGATTTATTCCATATGCAGGAAGAGGCGCCAGGTTTGATTTTCTGGCATCCAAAAGGATGGACTATCTGGCAACAAGTTGAGCAGTTCATGCGCCGTGTCTATCAAGATAATGGTTATCAGGAAGTAAAGGCACCACAGATTCTGGATCGTTCGTTGTGGGAAAGAACCGGGCACTGGGAAAATTACCGTGACAATATGTTCACAACTGAATCGGAAAATCGCAGCTATGCGCTGAAGCCGATGAACTGCCCGGGCCATGTCGAAATATTTAACTCTACACTGCATAGCTATCGCGATTTGCCGCTGCGCTTTGGCGAGTTTGGTCAATGCCATCGCAACGAACCGTCCGGCGCTTTGCACGGCATGATGCGTGTGCGCGGCTTTACGCAAGATGATGGTCATATTTTCTGTACCGAAGATCAGGTCCAGAGCGAAGTTGCGGCTTTTGATAAAGTGGTACGTGAAGTCTATGATCGATTCGGTTTTACCGAAGTCGCGGTCAAACTAGCCCTGCGACCGGAAAAACGCGTCGGTGAAGATGATGTGTGGGACAAGGCTGAGGACGCACTACGCGACGCTCTGCGTGCGTCAGGAACCACTTGGGAGGAATTGCCGGGTGAGGGTGCGTTTTATGGTCCGAAGATTGAATATCATCTGAAAGACTCTATTGGTCGCTCATGGCAATGTGGCACGATGCAGGTCGATTTCTCAATGCCTGGTCGTTTGGGCGCGGAATATGTGACAGAAGATAACAATCGCAAGGTTCCGGTCATGTTGCATCGGGCGATTGTAGGTTCGTTGGAGCGTTTCATTGGTATTTTGATTGAAAACCACGCTGGCGCGATGCCTTTATGGCTGGCACCGGTTCAGGTTGTTATTTTGAATATCTCGGATGCACAGTCGGAATACGTGCAAAGTGTTGCACAAACGCTGAAGAAACAAGGATTTAGAGTAGAGGCAGATTTGCGTAATGAGAAGATTACCTATAAAATACGCCAGCATTCTTTGCAAAAACCGCCCTATATCCTCGTTATTGGTGATAAGGAGCGTGATGCAAATACAGTGGCCGTGCGTGCGCGGGGTAATGTCGATTTAGGTGTCATGTCAATTGACGCATTGGTAGAACGCCTTAAAATTGAGGTCGAAACCAAAGCCTGA
- the rplT gene encoding 50S ribosomal protein L20: MPRVKRGVTARARHKKVLALAKGYRGRRSKVYRVAKQAVMRAGQYAYRDRRNKKRVFRALWIARINAASREHGVTYSVFMNGLKRASIELDRKVLADMAVMDKPAFAAIVNQVKAIIAA; encoded by the coding sequence ATGCCTAGAGTAAAACGTGGGGTTACAGCTCGTGCCCGTCATAAAAAAGTTCTAGCCCTTGCTAAGGGTTACCGCGGTCGCCGCAGTAAAGTTTACCGTGTTGCCAAGCAAGCAGTTATGCGCGCTGGTCAATACGCGTATCGCGATCGTCGTAACAAGAAGCGCGTCTTCCGTGCATTGTGGATCGCCCGTATTAACGCCGCTTCTCGTGAGCATGGCGTTACATACAGCGTATTCATGAATGGTCTGAAACGTGCCTCTATCGAACTGGACCGTAAAGTCCTGGCCGATATGGCAGTGATGGACAAGCCAGCGTTTGCTGCGATTGTCAATCAAGTTAAAGCCATCATCGCTGCGTAA
- a CDS encoding MerR family transcriptional regulator, whose amino-acid sequence MNDRISKSEVIVLPPIPAKRYFTIGEVSELCGVKPHVLRYWEQEFTQLKPVKRRGNRRYYQHHEVLLIRRIRELLYEQGFTISGARNKLDGRMAQAEKDSMAAAAEAAQNKINLIEVRHELEQILALLTLVAPEKNSASITQ is encoded by the coding sequence ATGAATGATCGTATTAGTAAATCTGAGGTTATCGTCTTGCCGCCTATTCCTGCAAAGCGCTATTTCACTATTGGTGAAGTAAGTGAACTTTGTGGCGTAAAACCGCACGTTTTGCGTTATTGGGAGCAGGAATTTACGCAATTGAAGCCGGTTAAGCGGCGCGGTAATCGTCGTTATTATCAACATCATGAAGTATTGTTGATTCGGCGTATCCGCGAACTGTTATATGAGCAAGGTTTCACCATTAGCGGTGCGCGTAACAAACTCGATGGCAGGATGGCGCAGGCAGAAAAAGATTCTATGGCCGCCGCCGCGGAAGCTGCACAGAATAAAATTAACCTGATCGAAGTACGCCATGAGTTGGAGCAAATTTTAGCTTTGCTGACTTTAGTCGCACCTGAAAAAAACTCGGCATCCATCACGCAGTAG